From the genome of Alphaproteobacteria bacterium, one region includes:
- a CDS encoding helix-turn-helix transcriptional regulator — MALKTCNKLLKELRLEAKLSVNQMARKAEVDRATVSKAETGKRVQELSVVRLVAALSGELKRKVSIEEVSEDVEKK, encoded by the coding sequence ATGGCGCTCAAGACGTGCAACAAACTCCTGAAAGAGTTGAGATTGGAAGCAAAACTTTCCGTTAATCAGATGGCGAGAAAGGCTGAAGTTGATCGTGCAACTGTTAGCAAAGCTGAAACTGGGAAGAGAGTTCAGGAACTCTCTGTTGTCCGTTTAGTGGCTGCGCTCTCAGGGGAGCTGAAACGAAAAGTTTCGATTGAGGAAGTCTCAGAAGATGTCGAGAAAAAGTAG
- the pnp gene encoding polyribonucleotide nucleotidyltransferase, with the protein MFDIVRKEIEWGGRPLILETGHIARQADGAVLVTYGESSVLCTTVGEHQPREGLDFFPLTVHYQEKTYAAGKIPGGFFKREGRPTEKEVLTSRLIDRPIRPLFHKSYRNETQVICTTVSHDLENDPDIAALVGASAALTISGMPFMGPIGAARVGYIDGEYVLNPTADQLEESALDLIVAGTSEGVLMVESQANELTEEVMLGAVMFGHEGYQPVIDAIIDMAERAAKEPRPVSETPQEIIDLEAKVRELGEAGIREAYTEKEKLARQDKVSAAKKAVIAQLSEEEAAIASGPLKTLEKDVVRRAILDTGERIDGRDTKTVRAIESQISILPRSHGSALFTRGETQAMVVATLGTGQDEQIIDALEGEYREHFLLHYNFPPYSVGETGRIGFTGRREVGHGKLAWRALRPLLPAKEDFPYTVRVVSEITESNGSSSMATVCGSSLAMMDAGVPLKAPVAGIAMGLIKEDDGYAVLSDILGDEDHLGDMDFKVAGTDEGITSLQMDIKITSITKEIMEIALDQARDGRIHILGEMAKAIDSGRVELSEHAPRITTMNIPTDKIREVIGTGGKVIREICEVTGCKVDIDDEGLIKVASSDGEAAQKAIDWITSIVAEPEVGVIYTGKVVKVVDFGAFVNFFGSRDGLVHISELKNERVGQVTDVINEGDEVKVKVIGMDDRGKVKLSMRVVDQETGEELEDTRPPREPRGDGDGDDRPRRRRPRRDAAE; encoded by the coding sequence GTACGTAAGGAAATTGAATGGGGTGGGCGTCCGCTCATCCTGGAGACCGGGCATATCGCCCGTCAGGCCGACGGGGCCGTCCTCGTCACATACGGTGAATCCTCGGTGCTCTGCACCACGGTTGGCGAACACCAGCCGCGCGAAGGGCTGGATTTCTTCCCGCTCACCGTTCACTACCAGGAAAAGACATATGCGGCGGGCAAGATCCCGGGCGGCTTCTTCAAGCGTGAAGGGCGCCCCACGGAGAAAGAGGTTCTCACCTCGCGCCTGATCGACCGGCCCATCCGGCCGCTCTTCCACAAGAGCTATCGCAACGAAACCCAGGTGATCTGCACCACCGTCAGCCACGATCTGGAGAATGATCCGGACATCGCGGCACTCGTCGGTGCGTCGGCGGCCCTGACGATTTCGGGCATGCCTTTCATGGGCCCGATCGGCGCCGCGCGCGTCGGTTATATCGACGGCGAGTATGTGCTGAACCCGACGGCCGACCAGCTGGAAGAATCCGCACTCGACCTGATCGTTGCGGGCACCAGCGAAGGCGTGCTGATGGTCGAATCACAGGCCAATGAGCTGACCGAAGAGGTCATGCTTGGTGCGGTGATGTTCGGTCATGAGGGCTATCAGCCGGTGATCGATGCGATCATCGACATGGCCGAGCGTGCGGCGAAAGAGCCGCGCCCGGTCAGCGAGACCCCGCAGGAGATCATCGATCTCGAAGCGAAGGTTCGCGAGCTCGGCGAAGCCGGCATCCGCGAGGCCTACACCGAGAAAGAGAAGCTCGCCCGTCAGGACAAGGTCTCGGCCGCCAAGAAGGCCGTGATCGCGCAGCTCTCCGAAGAGGAAGCCGCGATTGCCAGCGGTCCGCTCAAGACGCTGGAGAAGGACGTGGTTCGCCGCGCCATTCTCGACACGGGTGAGCGCATCGACGGCCGCGACACCAAGACGGTGCGTGCCATCGAGAGCCAGATCTCGATCCTGCCGCGCTCCCATGGTTCGGCATTGTTCACCCGGGGCGAGACCCAGGCGATGGTCGTGGCCACGTTGGGCACCGGCCAGGACGAGCAGATCATCGACGCGCTCGAGGGCGAGTATCGCGAGCATTTCCTGCTCCACTACAACTTCCCGCCCTATTCGGTTGGTGAGACCGGCCGTATCGGCTTCACCGGGCGTCGCGAAGTCGGCCACGGCAAGCTTGCCTGGCGGGCCCTGCGTCCGCTGCTGCCGGCCAAGGAAGACTTCCCCTACACGGTCCGCGTGGTCTCCGAGATCACCGAATCGAACGGGTCGTCCTCGATGGCCACGGTCTGCGGTTCGTCGCTCGCCATGATGGATGCGGGCGTGCCCCTGAAGGCGCCGGTCGCGGGCATCGCGATGGGCCTGATCAAGGAAGACGACGGCTATGCGGTCCTGTCGGATATTCTCGGTGACGAGGATCATCTCGGCGACATGGACTTCAAGGTCGCCGGCACGGACGAAGGCATCACCTCGCTCCAGATGGACATCAAGATCACGTCCATCACCAAGGAGATCATGGAGATCGCGCTGGACCAGGCCCGCGACGGCCGGATCCACATCCTGGGTGAGATGGCCAAGGCCATCGATTCGGGCCGGGTCGAACTGTCCGAGCATGCGCCGCGCATCACCACCATGAACATCCCGACCGACAAGATCCGGGAAGTGATTGGCACGGGCGGCAAGGTCATCCGTGAAATCTGCGAAGTGACCGGCTGTAAGGTCGACATCGACGATGAGGGCCTGATCAAGGTCGCCTCGTCCGACGGTGAAGCCGCCCAGAAGGCGATCGACTGGATCACCTCCATCGTGGCCGAGCCGGAAGTCGGCGTGATCTACACGGGCAAGGTCGTGAAGGTCGTCGATTTCGGCGCCTTCGTGAACTTCTTCGGGTCGCGCGACGGCCTCGTCCACATCTCCGAGCTCAAGAACGAGCGCGTGGGTCAGGTGACCGACGTGATCAACGAGGGCGACGAGGTGAAGGTCAAGGTCATCGGCATGGATGACCGCGGCAAGGTCAAGCTGTCGATGCGGGTCGTCGATCAGGAGACCGGCGAGGAACTCGAGGACACGCGCCCGCCGCGTGAGCCCCGTGGAGACGGAGACGGGGACGATCGTCCGCGCCGCCGCCGCCCGCGCCGCGACGCCGCCGAGTAA